From Haemorhous mexicanus isolate bHaeMex1 chromosome 2, bHaeMex1.pri, whole genome shotgun sequence, the proteins below share one genomic window:
- the CD4 gene encoding T-cell surface glycoprotein CD4 yields MESSGAALSCMPAAFLLLHLGLISSMDYQNEFQTGLVGGEVTLNCTGILPDSQLPRDSVVSWKYSDTLLWRMEKDRRPWKRTTFISDRLDVKMQYKQLKLRNLNLSDAGIYTCEYGTHKVHTSLHIVKLMISLDGHFLQNEVPELSLIQNSPSPLPNLSITLFDTNNNRVTPELQSKSPQEYRVNLKKLETMDSGTWVCQVRSDSPLINQDISFAVKVLGFQNAVLERKYATVDSTVILSWHLNSQKIKWNKGFTGQLSWKQQESAKSHELLDFNVTAQGQLHETKKSNDLLFEIPQGKPESTIEVKLPKVHFNHSGQYQCQLEYQGRHTQSKIELVVMKVSANPAGPLSRGANVTLTCQVSGSLARGAFLRWERVNGTKMDIKNSKQHEVKLEVNISAAGLWSCHLIEDSDKKISFHYHVEEASVWINNVITGASIGGSLLAFALGCLCIISGISWQRRRQRAKRMAQARQHLLENKTCQCHHRLKK; encoded by the exons ATGGAGTCGAGTGGCGCAGCCCTGAGCTGCATGCCTGCCGCCTTCCTGCTTCTGCATCTGG GCCTCATCTCCAGTATGGATTACCAAAATGAATTCCAGACTGGGCTTGTAGGAGGGGAGGTGACCCTGAACTGCACAGGCATACTTCCTGACTCACAATTACCTCGGGACTCAGTTGTGAGCTGGAAGTACTCTGATACTCTTCTATGGAGGATGGAAAAGGATCGTAGACCTTGGAAAA GAACAACTTTCATTTCTGACCGGTTAGACGTCAAGATGCAATACAAACAACTGAAACTGAGGAATTTGAACCTCTCCGATGCTGGCATCTACACCTGTGAATACGGCACTCACAAAGTCCACACCTCACTGCACATTGTTAAAT tgaTGATCTCTTTGGATGGGcattttctgcaaaatgaaGTCCCTGAGCTGAGTTTAATTCAAAATTCACCCAGTCCTCTACCTAATCTAAGCATCACATTGTTTGACACTAACAATAACAGAGTAACACCAGAATTACAAAGCAAGAGCCCTCAAGAATACAGAGTGAACTTAAAGAAGCTGGAGACTATGGACAGCGGGACCTGGGTGTGTCAGGTCCGTTCAGACTCTCCACTGATTAATCAGGACATCTCCTTTGCTGTGAAGGTATTAG GTTTTCAGAATGCAGTTTTGGAAAGAAAGTATGCAACTGTTGATAGTACTGTCATCTTGTCATGGCATCTGAACTCCCAGAAGATAAAATGGAATAAAGGTTTCACAGGACAGCTGAGTTGGAAACAACAGGAAAGTGCAAAATCTCATGAGCTGCTTGATTTCAACGTCACAGCACAAGGGCAGCTGCATGAGACTAAAAAAAGCAATGACTTGTTGTTTGAGATACCTCAAGGAAAACCTGAAAGTACCATAGAAGTGAAGCTCCCCAAAGTccatttcaaccattctggcCAGTACCAGTGCCAGCTGGAGTACCAAGgaagacacacacagagcaagaTCGAGCTGGTGGTGATGAAAG TCTCAGCTAACCCTGCTGGGCCACTCTCCAGAGGGGCCAATGTGACCCTGACCTGCCAGGTCTCTGGATCGCTCGCACGCGGTGCCTTCTTGCGCTGGGAACGTGTGAACGGCACCAAGATGGACATTAAGAACTCAAAGCAGCATGAAGTAAAGTTGGAGGTGAACATCAGcgctgcagggctgtggagctgtCACCTCATAGAAGACAGTGACAAAAAGATCAGCTTTCACTACCACGTGG AGGAAGCTTCTGTTTGGATTAACAATGTGATAACTGGAGCAAGCATTGGAGGCAGTTTATTGGCGTTTGCCCTTGGGTGCCTGTGCATCATCAGTGGTATAAGCTGGCAGCGGAGAAGG CAACGGGCAAAAAGGATGGCACAAGCAAGACAACACTTGCTGGAAAACAAGACATGTCAGTGTCACCA CCGGCTGAAAAAGTAA